A single region of the Triticum dicoccoides isolate Atlit2015 ecotype Zavitan chromosome 2B, WEW_v2.0, whole genome shotgun sequence genome encodes:
- the LOC119361806 gene encoding UDP-glucose flavonoid 3-O-glucosyltransferase 7-like, protein MASSTTSNGSKTLRVLLLPHFATGHIHPFTELAVSLAASSSPNATVEAIIAVTPANVPIVQSLLERHSAATVKIVTYPFPTVEGLPKGVENLGKAATQADSMRINIAASTEPLMRPAHETLVRAQSPDAIITDMLFTWGAGIADELGVPCVPFHVTGAFPMLAMRHLMMDDAAIDGDDMVTAPPFPTPQIRVPRTEVPDLSIFRYVFDKIHSMQAACFGLAVNTFSGLEQQYCDMYTGQAYVQRSYFVGPQLQSSESPTGDSKSQCIGWLDTKSDHSVVYVSFGSCALVSDAQLDQLALGLEASGKPFLWVVRAADKWTPPKGWEKRVEDRGLIIRSWAPQTAILAHPAVGAFLTHCAWNSVLEAVAAGVPMLTWPKVHDQFVNERLFTDVLGIGHRLWPHGAGLRSEDYEKHELIPADDVARALLTFMHSGGPGDVMRPRVMDLASKSRAAIAQGGSSQQDLHRLVNDLMAAKVGRS, encoded by the coding sequence ATGGCTTCTTCTACCACTAGCAACGGCAGCAAGACTCTGCGTGTCCTGCTATTGCCCCACTTTGCGACTGGCCACATCCACCCCTTCACCGAGCTTGCCGTTAGCCTCGCCGCGTCGTCTAGCCCAAACGCCACCGTAGAAGCCATCATCGCAGTCACGCCGGCGAACGTTCCGATCGTCCAGTCCTTGCTGGAGCGCCATAGTGCAGCAACTGTCAAGATAGTTACCTACCCGTTCCCAACGGTGGAGGGCCTTCCCAAGGGTGTCGAGAACCTTGGGAAGGCGGCCACTCAGGCGGATTCTATGCGCATCAACATCGCCGCCTCGACCGAACCCCTGATGCGCCCCGCGCACGAGACGCTCGTCCGGGCGCAGTCTCCAGACGCCATCATCACTGACATGCTCTTCACCTGGGGCGCCGGCATCGCCGACGAGCTCGGCGTGCCATGCGTCCCATTCCATGTCACCGGCGCCTTCCCGATGCTCGCCATGCGCCACCTCATGATGGACGACGCCGCGATCGACGGAGATGACATGGTGACGGCCCCTCCGTTCCCGACCCCTCAGATACGGGTCCCAAGGACTGAGGTGCCCGACTTATCGATATTTCGATACGTCTTCGACAAGATTCATTCCATGCAAGCTGCCTGCTTCGGCCTCGCCGTCAACACATTCTCAGGCCTGGAGCAGCAGTACTGCGACATGTACACGGGCCAAGCGTACGTCCAGCGCTCCTACTTTGTAGGGCCGCAACTGCAATCCTCTGAGAGCCCCACGGGTGACTCAAAGTCACAGTGCATCGGTTGGCTCGACACAAAGTCGGACCATTCGGTCGTGTACGTGTCCTTTGGCTCGTGCGCCCTCGTATCGGATGCTCAGCTGGACCAACTTGCTCTTGGGTTGGAGGCCTCGGGGAAGCCGTTTTTGTGGGTCGTCAGGGCGGCCGACAAGTGGACTCCACCAAAAGGGTGGGAGAAGCGTGTCGAGGACCGGGGGCTCATCATCAGATCCTGGGCTCCACAAACCGCCATACTTGCGCACCCTGCAGTGGGCGCGTTTCTGACGCACTGTGCGTGGAACTCCGTCCTAGAGGCAGTGGCCGCGGGCGTGCCTATGCTCACATGGCCAAAGGTGCACGACCAATTCGTCAACGAGAGGCTATTCACAGATGTGCTAGGAATCGGGCACCGACTCTGGCCGCATGGCGCTGGCTTACGGAGCGAGGATTACGAAAAACATGAGCTGATCCCGGCCGATGATGTGGCCCGGGCATTGCTCACATTCATGCATTCTGGAGGACCTGGGGACGTTATGAGGCCCAGGGTAATGGACCTCGCCTCAAAGTCTCGTGCCGCCATCGCACAAGGAGGCTCCTCGCAGCAAGATTTGCACCGCCTCGTCAACGATCTCATGGCAGCAAAGGTGGGGCGGAGCTAG